The Henckelia pumila isolate YLH828 chromosome 2, ASM3356847v2, whole genome shotgun sequence genome includes a window with the following:
- the LOC140880601 gene encoding receptor protein kinase TMK1-like, which translates to MEVAPRKLMHVFGVLLICILGGVVHGVTDQNDFKILDDFRNGLENPELLKWPDGGNDPCGPPSWPHVFCSNGRITQIQVQSLGLKGPLPQNFNQLDMLMNVGLQRNNFNGKLPSFSGLSNLQFAYLDVNEFDTIPADFFQGLSSIRVLAIDYNPLNRSSGWSIPSELAECSQLANFSCSSCNIVGSVPEFFGKFPSLTALRLSGNRLTGVLPGSFSDSMVQVLWLNNQDGGGMSGPIDVVGTMVGLTQLWLHGNRFTSSIPDNIGDLTSLRQLNLNGNRLVGLIPQSLANMHLQVLDLNNNMFMGPIPKFKSDNVSYESNSFCQSDPGEPCAPEVSALLDFLRDLSYPERLASEWIGNDPCAGPWWGISCESRNEVSVINLKNFGLNGTLGPSLANLPSLLEIHLEGNNLHGTIPKNLTLLRYLRLLNIRGNDFEPPLPRFRDDVNVISDANPKLAVNGPKQSPPLDTAPPMPPSPNDDREASPTNPPTNLHPAPDGRGKRTSAPTAVTGKSKPENRTISRVLVIVVAAAGSTIFSFLVVLLSVYCLCHQKKIVKSPGGVVIHPKDSSDPSNTLKIAVLDSSASDTRTGESAESGTIDMLGGTQVLEAGNLVISFQVLRRVTSNFAPENELGRGGFGAVYKGELEDGTKLAVKRMEAMAVSNKALNEFQVEIAVLSNVRHRHLVSLLGYAAEGSERVLVYEYMPQGALSRHLFRWKSLKLQPLSWARRLSIALDVARGVEYLHSLAHQSFIHRDLKSANILLDDEFRAKVSDFGLVKLAPDTERSVATRLAGTFGYLAPEYAVTGKITTKVDIFSFGVVLMELLTGLVALDENRPEESRYLAEWFWQIKSNKDTLIASIDPSLDAKEEIYDSICIIAELAGHCTGREANHRPDMGHIVNVLAQLVEKWKPYEDMDQCSGIDTTLPLPQMLKGWQEADTQDFSGTCSHDSKGSIPAKPSGFADSFTSADAR; encoded by the exons ATGGAAGTTGCTCCAAGAAAACTGATGCACGTTTTTGGGGTTCTTTTGATTTGCATTTTGGGAGGAGTTGTTCATGGTGTTACCGACCAAAATGACTTCAAGATTTTGGATGATTTCAGAAATGGGTTAGAAAATCCAGAGCTTTTGAAATGGCCTGATGGGGGAAATGACCCCTGTGGGCCTCCTTCTTGGCCACATGTGTTCTGTTCTAATGGCAGAATCACTCAAATCCAAGTTCAGAGCCTTGGATTAAAGGGCCCTTTGCCGCAGAATTTTAATCAATTAGATATGCTGATGAATGTTGGCCTCCAGAGAAACAACTTCAATGGAAAGCTCCCATCTTTCAGTGGATTGTCCAATTTACAGTTCGCTTACTTGGATGTTAATGAATTCGACACGATCCCTGCCGATTTTTTTCAAGGTCTTAGTAGTATTCGCGTTTTGGCGATTGATTATAATCCCTTGAATCGGAGTTCGGGGTGGAGTATACCCAGTGAGCTAGCGGAGTGTTCCCAGTTGGCTAATTTTTCTTGCTCGAGCTGCAACATTGTCGGATCGGTGCCCGAGTTTTTCGGGAAGTTCCCGTCTCTCACTGCGCTGCGATTGTCGGGTAACAGGCTCACCGGTGTTTTACCTGGAAGCTTTAGTGATTCCATGGTGCAGGTTTTGTGGTTGAATAATCAAGATGGGGGTGGTATGAGTGGTCCTATTGATGTAGTTGGAACCATGGTTGGGTTAACCCAACTGTGGCTCCATGGTAATCGATTTACGAGTTCGATTCCTGATAATATTGGGGATTTAACGTCATTGAGACAGCTCAACCTCAATGGGAATCGGCTCGTCGGCCTGATTCCCCAAAGCTTGGCCAATATGCATCTTCAAGTATTGGATTTGAACAATAACATGTTCATGGGTCCAATACCAAAGTTTAAATCTGACAATGTTTCTTATGAGTCTAATTCGTTTTGCCAATCTGATCCTGGTGAGCCATGTGCTCCTGAAGTGAGTGCTCTTTTAGATTTTCTTCGAGATTTGAGTTACCCGGAAAGACTTGCTTCTGAGTGGATTGGTAATGATCCGTGTGCAGGACCTTGGTGGGGGATAAGTTGTGAGTCGAGGAACGAGGTTTCGGTCAtaaatttgaagaattttggGCTTAATGGTACTCTTGGTCCTTCACTTGCGAATTTACCATCATTACTTGAAATTCATTTAGAAGGCAACAATCTACATGGCACGATTCCGAAGAATCTTACCCTTCTGAGATATTTGAGATTGTTGAATATACGTGGGAACGATTTCGAACCACCATTGCCAAGATTCCGTGATGATGTGAATGTCAtaagtgatgctaatccgaaaTTGGCAGTTAATGGACCTAAACAATCTCCCCCGCTGGATACCGCACCACCAATGCCGCCTTCTCCGAATGATGACCGTGAAGCATCACCTACCAATCCTCCAACAAATCTTCATCCAGCGCCAGATGGTAGAGGTAAAAGGACTAGTGCACCTACTGCTGTTACGGGGAAGTCAAAACCAGAAAATCGAACCATTTCTCGAGTTTTGGTCATAGTGGTTGCAGCTGCAGGTTCTACAATTTTTAGTTTTCTTGTAGTACTATTGTCTGTCTACTGCCTATGTCACCAAAAAAAGATTGTAAAATCGCCTGGCGGTGTGGTGATCCATCCAAAAGATTCATCAGATCCCAGTAATACGTTAAAAATCGCAGTATTGGATAGCTCAGCCTCGGATACTCGAACTGGTGAGAGTGCTGAGAGTGGGACGATCGACATGTTGGGTGGTACTCAGGTTCTTGAGGCGGGGAACCTGGTAATATCTTTTCAGGTCCTACGCAGAGTGACCAGCAATTTTGCGCCAGAAAATGAGCTGGGACGTGGAGGTTTTGGAGCAGTTTACAAGGGTGAACTTGAAGATGGAACAAAATTGGCCGTCAAAAGAATGGAAGCTATGGCAGTCAGTAACAAGGCATTGAACGAATTTCAAGTTGAAATTGCGGTGCTTTCTAATGTTCGCCACCGTCACTTGGTATCCCTTTTGGGTTACGCGGCTGAAGGATCCGAGAGGGTTCTGGTTTATGAATATATGCCTCAAGGGGCTCTGAGCAGACATCTTTTCCGTTGGAAGAGTCTAAAGTTACAGCCTTTATCTTGGGCAAGAAGGCTCAGTATCGCTCTTGATGTAGCAAGAGGAGTCGAATATCTCCATTCTTTGGCGCACCAAAGCTTTATACACCGTGATTTGAAATCGGCAAACATTCTTCTTGATGACGAATTTCGGGCTAAAGTGTCCGATTTTGGATTGGTAAAGTTGGCTCCCGACACAGAGAGATCTGTTGCTACTAGACTGGCTGGAACTTTTGGATATCTTGCACCTGAATATGCTG TGACCGGAAAAATAACCACGAAGgtcgatatcttcagcttcgGGGTCGTACTAATGGAGCTCTTGACAGGGTTAGTAGCACTCGATGAAAACCGTCCAGAGGAAAGCAGGTACTTGGCCGAGTGGTTTTGGCAGATTAAATCCAACAAAGACACGCTCATTGCCTCGATCGACCCGTCTCTTGATGCAAAAGAAGAAATTTACGATAGCATTTGCATCATAGCCGAACTGGCCGGGCATTGCACGGGACGGGAGGCAAACCATCGCCCAGACATGGGACACATCGTGAACGTGCTAGCTCAGCTGGTCGAGAAATGGAAACCGTACGAAGATATGGATCAGTGTTCCGGCATTGACACGACGCTGCCTCTTCCGCAGATGTTGAAGGGCTGGCAGGAAGCCGATACCCAAGATTTTAGCGGCACTTGTAGCCATGACAGCAAAGGAAGCATACCGGCTAAGCCATCGGGTTTCGCTGATTCATTTACCTCTGCTGATGCTCGGTGA
- the LOC140882556 gene encoding pentatricopeptide repeat-containing protein At1g05750, chloroplastic encodes MSLLPAFSASTIPIHQLPPPPPQPPPPKLHQTALKNFHDNHENGSLDSTTASWTSSIAHYCKNGRLSKAASELNRMRSSGVEPNHITFVTLLSGCANFPSQGLYLGPAVHGYSRKLGLDVNDVMVGTALIGMYSKFGKLGISRMVFDLLHVKNKVTWNTLINGYMRNGEFERAIKLFDEMPDRDAVSWTVLIDGFVKKGKFDEALECFQEMQMFGAAPDFVTIVSVLSAVSNLGTLGLGLWLHRFVLMHDLRDNIRVNNSLIDMYCRCGFVDLARQVFDNMAKRSLVSWNSIIVGLAVNAHAEEALKYFKVMQIDGFKPDGVSFTGALTACSHAGLVNEGLELFDKMTQLHKITPTVEHYGCIVDLYSRAGRLKEALLVIRNMPMKPNKIMLGSLLAACRACEDVDLAESLTKNIYDLDPSVDSNYVMLSNIYAATGSWHGASKVRKKMKAFGIQKKPGISSIEVDGIVYEFVAGDKSHAAADSIYTALEWLSYELTISEHISKEHKGETAEIFQQLI; translated from the exons ATGAGCCTTCTTCCCGCCTTCTCAGCCTCCACAATCCCTATCCATCAGCTCCCTCCGCCGCCGCCGCAGCCTCCTCCTCCAAAACTCCACCAAACGGCCCTGAAAAACTTCCACGACAACCATGAAAACGGTTCTCTTGACTCCACTACGGCATCGTGGACCTCATCTATCGCCCACTATTGCAAAAACGGTCGTCTTTCCAAAGCAGCTTCAGAGTTGAATCGCATGCGATCATCGGGTGTCGAGCCAAACCACATCACTTTCGTAACTCTGCTCTCTGGCTGTGCCAATTTCCCATCCCAGGGATTATACCTCGGGCCTGCCGTTCACGGGTATAGTCGAAAACTAGGGTTGGATGTTAATGATGTGATGGTGGGCACTGCTTTAATCGGCATGTATTCGAAGTTCGGTAAATTGGGAATCAGCAGAATGGTTTTTGATCTCTTGCATGTCAAGAATAAGGTGACTTGGAACACTCTAATTAATGGTTACATGAGAAATGGTGAATTTGAAAGGGCAATCAAGTTGTTTGATGAAATGCCTGACAGAGATGCTGTGTCTTGGACTGTACTGATTGACGGGTTTGTGAAGAAGGGAAAGTTCGATGAGGCTTTGGAGTGTTTTCAAGAGATGCAGATGTTTGGTGCGGCGCCTGATTTTGTGACAATTGTCTCAGTGCTCTCTGCAGTTTCTAACTTGGGAACCCTTGGTTTAGGGTTATGGTTACATCGGTTTGTGCTGATGCATGATTTAAGAGACAATATTCGGGTGAATAATTCTTTGATAGACATGTATTGCAGGTGTGGATTTGTTGATTTAGCTCGTCAGGTGTTTGACAACATGGCTAAACGAAGCTTGGTCTCATGGAACTCGATAATTGTTGGCTTGGCTGTTAATGCACATGCAGAAGAAGCTTTGAAGTATTTCAAAGTTATGCAAATTGATGGGTTTAAACCCGATGGTGTGAGCTTTACTGGAGCTCTTACAGCTTGTAGCCATGCCGGTTTAGTGAACGAGGGGCTTGAGTTATTCGATAAAATGACACAACTCCATAAAATTACTCCAACTGTTGAGCATTATGGATGCATAGTCGACCTTTACAGTCGTGCTGGTAGATTGAAAGAGGCTTTGTTGGTGATCCGGAACATGCCAATGAAGCCCAATAAGATCATGCTCGGTTCTCTATTGGCAGCATGTAGAGCTTGTGAGGATGTGGACTTGGCAGAAAGCTTGACGAAAAATATCTATGATCTGGATCCAAGTGTGGATTCAAATTACGTGATGCTTTCAAATATCTATGCAGCGACTGGAAGTTGGCATGGTGCGAGTAAAGTGAGGAAGAAAATGAAGGCCTTCGGAATCCAAAAGAAACCCGGAATCAGCTCAATTGAGGTTGATGGCATAGTTTATGAATTTGTGGCAGGTGATAAATCTCATGCTGCTGCAGATAGTATCTATACAGCGCTGGAATGGTTGTCTTATGAGCTAACGATATCCGAGCATATTTCAAAAG AGCATAAAGGGGAGACAGCAGAAATCTTTCAACAGCTAATATAG